In Quercus lobata isolate SW786 chromosome 12, ValleyOak3.0 Primary Assembly, whole genome shotgun sequence, a genomic segment contains:
- the LOC115972345 gene encoding probable ADP-ribosylation factor GTPase-activating protein AGD14, translated as MANRHKAKEEDRIEKTIRGLLRYPGNRRCINCNSLGPQYVCTTFLTFVCTNCSGVHREFTHRVKSISMAKFNAEEVNALQAGGNERARQIYFKEWDPQRNSYPDGSNLHKLRDFIKHVYLDRKYTGDKRIDKLSKLRLNDTEESNERSLGRSRSPRSEDRFKWHHQKRSSIDGRSEDGGFKYYYDERRSPRFARENSKQGGLTRTPARFEVVDDRFREDERGSRRFSSAESKLTITLPGFKKNVDGSRSPVVRPVGDILGDKVPPLKVGVISKQIDGKDAKGSANNQNIVSSSDQGSVGSNSAEHKSGNSGSLIDLIADSEPLDAATVPQTQLMLHTDNGGNFGSPIREKAPQASSSNSVESLLFELSVPSDTPARNNMSEGPRSVDALSIASEGDIPAGGVSLAASGQQMLALTVSVDASTAASTNNMLAQPSDGGLPQAAPSGNSGSNINILDKEQLPNMQQYHPTASPVVGSGSVTQLAGPPVGALNNQPWISPTLPNRQGSLSASAEQSSESVLNLEQDTSSGFGSEPLPVETKSAGRAELPADLFATSYSTVPAPVPSWQNGSPYGMGFNMQYYSSPMPAPVFPNVARSRNPFDLNDERTQVQSPSFPTMESLQGALPNLPAASDFVQTSSFGNQSQGLMAPQSPSYTSAMSQFSPSLTSAMPPGANMGLQVHNNMTPFRSQEIGSFGSNGDVFGSLNTTQQLTGKYSATGNPNPFSSVGGNPFG; from the exons ATGGCAAATCGGCATAAGgccaaagaagaagatagaattgaaaaaactatccGCGGCCTTTTGAGGTACCCCGGGAATAGAAGATGTATCAATTGCAACAGTTTG GGACCACAATATGTTTGCACAACTTTCTTGACATTTGTTTGCACAAACTGTAGTGGAGTGCA TCGGGAATTTACTCACCGAGTAAAATCAATATCAATGGCTAAATTCAATGCTGAAGAAGTTAATGCTCTTCAAGCAGGGGGAAATGAG AGAGCAAggcaaatttattttaaagaatggGATCCTCAGCGTAATTCTTACCCTGACGGCAG TAATCTTCATAAACTCCGGGATTTTATTAAGCATGTCTATTTGGATAGAAAATACACTGGAGACAAGAGAATTGACAAGCTCTCAAAATTGAGATTG AATGACACGGAGGAGTCTAATGAAAGATCTCTTGGTAGATCTAGAAGTCCACGTTCTGAGGACAGATTCAAATGGCATCATCAAAAAAGATCCAGTATTGATGGAAGAAGTGAGGATGGAGGTTTCaaatattattatgatgaaAGAAGAAGTCCTCGATTTGCTcgagaaaattcaaaacaaggAGGTCTTACGAGAACTCCTGCCCGCTTTGAAGTTGTTGATGACAGGTTTCGAGAAGATGAGCGTGGAAGCCGTAGGTTCTCAAGTGCAGAATCCAAGCTAACAATCACGTTACCTGGTTTCAAAAAGAATGTGGATGGGTCTCGTTCCCCAGTGGTACGACCTGTTGGAGATATTTTAGGAGACAAAGTTCCTCCTTTAAAAGTGGGTGTAATTTCTAAGCAAATTGATGGGAAGGATGCTAAAGGTTCTGCGAACAATCAG AATATCGTGTCTTCCAGTGACCAGGGTTCCGTTGGAAGTAATTCAGCAGAACATAAAAGCGGAAACTCAGGAAGCTTGATTGATTTGATCGCTGATTCTGAGCCCCTTGATGCTGCAACTGTACCACAGACACAGCTGATGCTTCACACTGACAATGGTGGTAACTTTGGAAGTCCTATAAGGGAGAAGGCACCCCAAGCTTCAAGTTCAAATTCTGTTGAATCTTTATTATTTGAATTGTCAGTACCCTCAGATACACCTGCTAGAAACAACATGTCTGAAGGACCTAGAAGTGTTGATGCACTATCAATTGCATCCGAAGGCGACATCCCTGCAGGTGGTGTTTCTCTGGCTGCAAGTGGACAGCAGATGTTAGCATTAACTGTTAGTGTTGATGCTTCTACCGCTGCATCGACTAACAATATGCTAGCACAACCTTCTGATGGAGGTCTTCCACAAGCTGCACCTAGTGGCAATAGTGGCTCCAATATTAATATTCTTGACAAAGAGCAACTACCAAACATGCAGCAATATCATCCTACTGCATCCCCTGTTGTAGGTAGTGGCTCTGTCACTCAACTGGCTGGTCCACCTGTTGGAGCTCTGAATAATCAG CCATGGATTTCCCCAACTCTACCTAATAGACAAGGGTCTTTGAGTGCTTCTGCAGAACAATCCTCTGAATCTGTCTTAAATTTAGAGCAAGACACCAGTTCAGGATTTGGGTCTGAACCTCTTCCAGTGGAAACCAAGTCTGCTGGAAGAGCAGAGCTTCCTGCA gaccTTTTTGCTACAAGCTACTCAACAGTCCCTGCACCAGTCCCAAGTTGGCAAAATGGTTCTCCTTATGGCATGGGATTCAACATGCAGTATTATTCTAGTCCAATG CCTGCGCCTGTGTTTCCCAACGTAGCAAGATCAAGAAACCCATTTGACCTAAACGACGAAAGAACGCAAGTGCAGTCACCATCA TTTCCTACCATGGAATCTTTGCAAGGTGCATTGCCGAATCTGCCAGCTGCTAGTGACTTTGTGCAAACTTCCAGCTTTGGTAACCAGTCTCAGGGTTTGATGGCACCCCAATCACCATCCTATACATCTGCAATGTCTCAATTTTCACCTTCTTTAACATCAGCCATGCCTCCTG GTGCAAACATGGGGCTACAAGTACATAACAATATGACACCATTCAG ATCACAAGAAATCGGTAGCTTTGGCAGTAATGGAGATGTATTTGGATCCTTAAACACAACTCAACAGTTAACTGGAAAATACTCAGCAACCGGCaatccaaatcctttttcttcAGTGGGAGGAAACCCTTTTGGATAA